From Anopheles funestus chromosome 3RL, idAnoFuneDA-416_04, whole genome shotgun sequence, a single genomic window includes:
- the LOC125769817 gene encoding splicing factor YJU2, with the protein MSERKVLNKYYPPDFDPSKIPRVKLPKNRQYTVRLMAPFNMRCVTCGEYIYKGKKFNARKEDVENEDYLGIRIYRFYIKCTRCLQEISFKTDPRNTDYEIEAGATRNFMALKLAEEQARREEEEAREEEATNPMKLLENRTQQSRNEIELLESLEELRDLNRRQQDIDYDSMLQQFDRTESIREREERQERQDEEFIKSVKFQNKSGVKRVATEIIVEEVKEELPEKSTSSATESNKPSCSTATATTSSIVSRNVPSFATSKVRKLDNISIGVKKTALNNLVVKKKEMPPPKAPPPVSVVSVASTPPAQAPQAAGSGSGGIGSLGLLGAYSDSDEGSDEN; encoded by the exons ATGTCGGAAAGAAAGGTTTTAAAC AAATACTATCCGCCGGATTTCGATCCGTCGAAAATCCCGCGAGTGAAGCTTCCAAAGAACCGACAGTACACGGTACGATTGATGGCACCGTTTAATATGCGCTGCGTTACCTGCGGCGAGTACATTTACAAGGGGAAGAAATTTAACGCTCGCAAGGAGGATGTGGAAAATGAAGACTACCTCGGTATACGGATATATCGGTTCTACATTAAATGTACCCGTTGCCTGCAAGAAATTTCCTTCAAAACAGATCCGCGCAACACGGACTACGAGATCGAGGCGGGAGCGACACGCAACTTTATGGCGCTGAAGCTGGCCGAAGAGCAGGCCCGCCGGGAAGAGGAAGAGGCACGCGAAGAGGAAGCTACCAATCCGATGAAGCTGCTCGAGAATCGTACGCAACAGTCGAGGAATGAAATCGAGCTGCTGGAATCGCTGGAGGAGCTGCGTGACTTGAACCGTCGCCAGCAGGACATCGACTACGACAGTATGCTGCAACAGTTCGATCGTACCGAGAGTATTCGGGAGCGTGAGGAACGGCAAGAGCGACAGGATGAAGAGTTCATTAA GTCAGTAAAGTTTCAGAACAAATCCGGCGTGAAACGAGTAGCGACAGAAATAATTGTGGAAGAGGTGAAAGAAGAACTGCCAGAAAAATCGACATCATCAGCTACAGAAAGCAATAAACCGAGTTGCTCCACGGCTACCGCCACTACTTCATCGATCGTCAGCAGGAACGTTCCATCGTTTGCAACCAGTAAGGTCCGTAAGCTGGACAATATAAGCATTGGGGTGAAAAAGACAGCTCTCAACAATTTGGTCgtcaaaaagaaggaaatgccTCCACCTAAAGCACCTCCACCGGTTTCGGTAGTGTCGGTGGCTTCAACACCACCGGCTCAAGCTCCACAAGCTGCAGGAAGTGGTAGTGGTGGCATTGGAAGTTTAGGACTGCTCGGTGCCTATTCGGACAGCGACGAAGGTTCGGATGAGAACTGA
- the LOC125769807 gene encoding muscle LIM protein Mlp84B isoform X8, with product MPFKPAENPKCPKCGKSVYAAEERVAGGNKWHKQCFKCGMCGKMLDSTNCAEHENELYCKNCHGRKYGPKGYGFGGGAGCLSMDTGAQFQGEGTNGHFEPKPMSKAPEGEGCPRCGGFVYMAEQMLARGRAYHKGCFKCGECKKGLDSVNCCEGPDRNIYCKVCYGKKFGPKGYGYGQGGGALQSDSCYASRFGSRGYGHSGISSLGLMSDARDLDYKSEFAPKPSAVDTTVIKATPGQGCPRCGGVVFAAEQVLSKGREWHRKCYKCRDCSKTLDSIIACDGPDRDVYCKTCYGKKWGPHGYGFACGSGFLQTDCMSEDQLASQKPMVTIDTTVIKAPQGQGCPRCGGMVFAAEQQLAKGTMWHKKCFNCNECHRPLDSMIACDGPDREIHCRACYGKLFGPKGFGFGHTPTLVSTDAQAAPVHTDAKPANGPKAKDGKGCTRCGYAVYEAEKMLSKNRIWHKRCFSCFECHKSLDSTNLNDGPNGEIYCRGCYGRNYGPRGVGFGMGAGTLTMA from the exons ATGCCTTTCAAGCCAGCGGAAAACCCCAAGTGCCCCAAGTGCGGCAAATCGGTGTACGCCGCCGAGGAGCGTGTCGCCGGAGGAAACAAATGGCACAAGCAGTGCTTCAAGTGCG GAATGTGCGGCAAGATGCTCGACTCCACAAACTGTGCAGAGCACGAAAACGAACTTTACTGCAAGAACTGCCACGGTCGCAAGTACGGACCGAAGGGTTACGGTTTCGGTGGAGGCGCCGGCTGCCTCTCGATGGACACTGGCGCCCAGTTTCAGGGCGAGGG CACGAACGGACACTTTGAACCGAAACCAATGTCAAAGGCACCTGAAGGAGAGGGTTGCCCTCGGTGTGGCGGATTTGTTTACATGGCCGAGCAAATGTTGGCACGTGGAAGA GCCTACCATAAGGGATGCTTCAAATGCGGTGAGTGTAAGAAGGGTCTCGATTCTGTAAACTGCTGCGAGGGTCCTGATCGTAACATCTACTGCAAAG TTTGTTATGGCAAAAAGTTCGGCCCCAAGGGCTACGGATACGGTCAAGGCGGTGGAGCACTGCAGAGCGATA GCTGCTACGCCAGTCGGTTTGGTTCTCGTGGTTATGGCCACTCGGGAATCTCTTCCCTGGGGTTAATGAGTGATGCGCGCGATTTGGACTACAAGAG TGAGTTTGCACCAAAACCGTCCGCTGTGGATACGACGGTCATTAAGGCTACGCCCGGACAGGGTTGTCCACGTTGCGGCGGTGTAGTGTTTGCGGCCGAGCAGGTCCTTTCGAAGGGACGTGAGTGGCATCGCAAGTGCTACAAGTGTCGCGATTGCAGCAAAACGCTCGATTCCATCATTGCGTGTGATGGTCCGGATCGGGACGTGTACTGCAAGACCTGCTACGGCAAGAAGTGGGGTCCGCATGGATACGGATTTGCCTGCGGATCCGGTTTCCTGCAGACTGATTGCATGAG TGAGGATCAGCTAGCCTCTCAGAAGCCGATGGTCACGATCGACACTACCGTGATCAAGGCACCGCAAGGTCAGGGATGTCCACGGTGTGGCGGCATGGTGTTTGCTGCTGAGCAGCAGCTGGCCAAGGGAACGATGTGGCACAAGAAATGTTTCAACTGCAATGAATGTCACCGACCGCTCGATTCCATGATTGCCTGTGATGGTCCGGATCGTGAGATCCATTGCCGCGCATGCTACGGCAAGCTGTTCGGACCGAAGGGATTCGGTTTCGGACACACGCCAACACTGGTCTCCACCGATGCCCAGGCTGCTCCTGTACA CACCGACGCAAAGCCAGCAAATGGACCAAAGGCAAAGGATGGCAAAGGATGCACCCGGTGCGGTTATGCCGTGTACGAAGCCGAAAAGATGCTGAGCAAAAACCGCATCTGGCACAAGCGATGCTTCAGTTGCTTCGAATGCCACAAATCGCTCGACTCGACGAACCTGAACGATGGCCCGAACGGAGAAATCTACTGTCGGGGCTGCTACGGTCGCAACTATGGTCCACGGGGTGTCGGTTTCGGAATGGGTGCCGGCACGCTAACAATGGCCTAA
- the LOC125769807 gene encoding muscle LIM protein Mlp84B isoform X2 — MPFKPAENPKCPKCGKSVYAAEERVAGGNKWHKQCFKCGMCGKMLDSTNCAEHENELYCKNCHGRKYGPKGYGFGGGAGCLSMDTGAQFQGEGTNGHFEPKPMSKAPEGEGCPRCGGFVYMAEQMLARGRAYHKGCFKCGECKKGLDSVNCCEGPDRNIYCKVCYGKKFGPKGYGYGQGGGALQSDSTTIEGEFAPKPSAVDTTVIKATPGQGCPRCGGVVFAAEQVLSKGREWHRKCYKCRDCSKTLDSIIACDGPDRDVYCKTCYGKKWGPHGYGFACGSGFLQTDCMSEDQLASQKPMVTIDTTVIKAPQGQGCPRCGGMVFAAEQQLAKGTMWHKKCFNCNECHRPLDSMIACDGPDREIHCRACYGKLFGPKGFGFGHTPTLVSTDAQAAPVHTDAKPANGPKAKDGKGCTRCGYAVYEAEKMLSKNRIWHKRCFSCFECHKSLDSTNLNDGPNGEIYCRGCYGRNYGPRGVGFGMGAGTLTMA; from the exons ATGCCTTTCAAGCCAGCGGAAAACCCCAAGTGCCCCAAGTGCGGCAAATCGGTGTACGCCGCCGAGGAGCGTGTCGCCGGAGGAAACAAATGGCACAAGCAGTGCTTCAAGTGCG GAATGTGCGGCAAGATGCTCGACTCCACAAACTGTGCAGAGCACGAAAACGAACTTTACTGCAAGAACTGCCACGGTCGCAAGTACGGACCGAAGGGTTACGGTTTCGGTGGAGGCGCCGGCTGCCTCTCGATGGACACTGGCGCCCAGTTTCAGGGCGAGGG CACGAACGGACACTTTGAACCGAAACCAATGTCAAAGGCACCTGAAGGAGAGGGTTGCCCTCGGTGTGGCGGATTTGTTTACATGGCCGAGCAAATGTTGGCACGTGGAAGA GCCTACCATAAGGGATGCTTCAAATGCGGTGAGTGTAAGAAGGGTCTCGATTCTGTAAACTGCTGCGAGGGTCCTGATCGTAACATCTACTGCAAAG TTTGTTATGGCAAAAAGTTCGGCCCCAAGGGCTACGGATACGGTCAAGGCGGTGGAGCACTGCAGAGCGATAGTACTACGATCGAAGG TGAGTTTGCACCAAAACCGTCCGCTGTGGATACGACGGTCATTAAGGCTACGCCCGGACAGGGTTGTCCACGTTGCGGCGGTGTAGTGTTTGCGGCCGAGCAGGTCCTTTCGAAGGGACGTGAGTGGCATCGCAAGTGCTACAAGTGTCGCGATTGCAGCAAAACGCTCGATTCCATCATTGCGTGTGATGGTCCGGATCGGGACGTGTACTGCAAGACCTGCTACGGCAAGAAGTGGGGTCCGCATGGATACGGATTTGCCTGCGGATCCGGTTTCCTGCAGACTGATTGCATGAG TGAGGATCAGCTAGCCTCTCAGAAGCCGATGGTCACGATCGACACTACCGTGATCAAGGCACCGCAAGGTCAGGGATGTCCACGGTGTGGCGGCATGGTGTTTGCTGCTGAGCAGCAGCTGGCCAAGGGAACGATGTGGCACAAGAAATGTTTCAACTGCAATGAATGTCACCGACCGCTCGATTCCATGATTGCCTGTGATGGTCCGGATCGTGAGATCCATTGCCGCGCATGCTACGGCAAGCTGTTCGGACCGAAGGGATTCGGTTTCGGACACACGCCAACACTGGTCTCCACCGATGCCCAGGCTGCTCCTGTACA CACCGACGCAAAGCCAGCAAATGGACCAAAGGCAAAGGATGGCAAAGGATGCACCCGGTGCGGTTATGCCGTGTACGAAGCCGAAAAGATGCTGAGCAAAAACCGCATCTGGCACAAGCGATGCTTCAGTTGCTTCGAATGCCACAAATCGCTCGACTCGACGAACCTGAACGATGGCCCGAACGGAGAAATCTACTGTCGGGGCTGCTACGGTCGCAACTATGGTCCACGGGGTGTCGGTTTCGGAATGGGTGCCGGCACGCTAACAATGGCCTAA
- the LOC125769807 gene encoding muscle LIM protein 1 isoform X5 — translation MPFKPAENPKCPKCGKSVYAAEERVAGGNKWHKQCFKCGMCGKMLDSTNCAEHENELYCKNCHGRKYGPKGYGFGGGAGCLSMDTGAQFQGEGTNGHFEPKPMSKAPEGEGCPRCGGFVYMAEQMLARGRGYHRRCFKCLVCNRTLDSTIHCDGPDKEIYCRGLP, via the exons ATGCCTTTCAAGCCAGCGGAAAACCCCAAGTGCCCCAAGTGCGGCAAATCGGTGTACGCCGCCGAGGAGCGTGTCGCCGGAGGAAACAAATGGCACAAGCAGTGCTTCAAGTGCG GAATGTGCGGCAAGATGCTCGACTCCACAAACTGTGCAGAGCACGAAAACGAACTTTACTGCAAGAACTGCCACGGTCGCAAGTACGGACCGAAGGGTTACGGTTTCGGTGGAGGCGCCGGCTGCCTCTCGATGGACACTGGCGCCCAGTTTCAGGGCGAGGG CACGAACGGACACTTTGAACCGAAACCAATGTCAAAGGCACCTGAAGGAGAGGGTTGCCCTCGGTGTGGCGGATTTGTTTACATGGCCGAGCAAATGTTGGCACGTGGAAGA GGTTACCATCGGCGCTGCTTCAAATGCTTAGTGTGCAACCGTACGCTTGACTCCACGATCCACTGTGATGGACCGGATAAAGAGATTTACTGTAGAG GCCTACCATAA
- the LOC125769807 gene encoding muscle LIM protein Mlp84B isoform X4 — MPFKPAENPKCPKCGKSVYAAEERVAGGNKWHKQCFKCGMCGKMLDSTNCAEHENELYCKNCHGRKYGPKGYGFGGGAGCLSMDTGAQFQGEGTNGHFEPKPMSKAPEGEGCPRCGGFVYMAEQMLARGRAYHKGCFKCGECKKGLDSVNCCEGPDRNIYCKVCYGKKFGPKGYGYGQGGGALQSDSTTIEGLLRQSVWFSWLWPLGNLFPGVNE; from the exons ATGCCTTTCAAGCCAGCGGAAAACCCCAAGTGCCCCAAGTGCGGCAAATCGGTGTACGCCGCCGAGGAGCGTGTCGCCGGAGGAAACAAATGGCACAAGCAGTGCTTCAAGTGCG GAATGTGCGGCAAGATGCTCGACTCCACAAACTGTGCAGAGCACGAAAACGAACTTTACTGCAAGAACTGCCACGGTCGCAAGTACGGACCGAAGGGTTACGGTTTCGGTGGAGGCGCCGGCTGCCTCTCGATGGACACTGGCGCCCAGTTTCAGGGCGAGGG CACGAACGGACACTTTGAACCGAAACCAATGTCAAAGGCACCTGAAGGAGAGGGTTGCCCTCGGTGTGGCGGATTTGTTTACATGGCCGAGCAAATGTTGGCACGTGGAAGA GCCTACCATAAGGGATGCTTCAAATGCGGTGAGTGTAAGAAGGGTCTCGATTCTGTAAACTGCTGCGAGGGTCCTGATCGTAACATCTACTGCAAAG TTTGTTATGGCAAAAAGTTCGGCCCCAAGGGCTACGGATACGGTCAAGGCGGTGGAGCACTGCAGAGCGATAGTACTACGATCGAAGG GCTGCTACGCCAGTCGGTTTGGTTCTCGTGGTTATGGCCACTCGGGAATCTCTTCCCTGGGGTTAATGAGTGA
- the LOC125769822 gene encoding muscle-specific protein 20, with translation MALERQVRAKIAGKRDLEKDKEAQYWIEEVLGEKFPAGVLYEDALRDGLILCKLINKLEPGAVAKINTSGGQFKMMENINLFQQAIKKYGVPDLDVFQTVDLYEKKDIAQVTSTVFALGRACYKHPEFQGPFLGPKPADECKRNFTDEQLNAGQAIIGLQAGTNKGATQAGQNIGAGRKIILGK, from the exons ATGGCTTTGGAGCGTCAAGTTCGTGCTAAG ATCGCTGGCAAGCGTGACCTGGAGAAGGATAAGGAAGCTCAGTACTGGATCGAGGAGGTGCTCGGTGAAAAGTTCCCGGCCGGTGTACTGTACGAGGATGCCCTCCGTGATGGACTGATCCTGTGCAAGCTGATCAACAAGCTGGAACCGGGCGCAGTGGCAAAGATCAACACATCGGGCGGACAGTTCAAGATGATGGAAAACATCAATCTGTTCCAGCAGGCGATCAAGAAGTACGGCGTGCCCGATCTGGACGTGTTCCAAACGGTAGACTTGTACGAGAAGAAGGACATAGCGCAGGTTACCAGCACAGTCTTTGCTCTGGGACGAGCG TGCTACAAACATCCCGAGTTCCAGGGCCCCTTCTTGGGACCAAAACCGGCGGACGAGTGCAAGCGTAACTTCACCGACGAACAGCTGAACGCGGGGCAGGCCATCATCGGGTTGCAGGCGGGCACGAACAAGGGTGCGACCCAGGCTGGTCAGAACATTGGCGCCGGTCGTAAAATTATTCTCGGCAAGTAA
- the LOC125769807 gene encoding muscle LIM protein Mlp84B isoform X3, with the protein MAQAVLQVRNVRQDARLHKLCRARKRTLLQELPRSQVRTEGLRFRWRRRLPLDGHWRPVSGRGAYHKGCFKCGECKKGLDSVNCCEGPDRNIYCKVCYGKKFGPKGYGYGQGGGALQSDSTTIEGEFAPKPSAVDTTVIKATPGQGCPRCGGVVFAAEQVLSKGREWHRKCYKCRDCSKTLDSIIACDGPDRDVYCKTCYGKKWGPHGYGFACGSGFLQTDCMSEDQLASQKPMVTIDTTVIKAPQGQGCPRCGGMVFAAEQQLAKGTMWHKKCFNCNECHRPLDSMIACDGPDREIHCRACYGKLFGPKGFGFGHTPTLVSTDAQAAPVHTDAKPANGPKAKDGKGCTRCGYAVYEAEKMLSKNRIWHKRCFSCFECHKSLDSTNLNDGPNGEIYCRGCYGRNYGPRGVGFGMGAGTLTMA; encoded by the exons ATGGCACAAGCAGTGCTTCAAGTGCG GAATGTGCGGCAAGATGCTCGACTCCACAAACTGTGCAGAGCACGAAAACGAACTTTACTGCAAGAACTGCCACGGTCGCAAGTACGGACCGAAGGGTTACGGTTTCGGTGGAGGCGCCGGCTGCCTCTCGATGGACACTGGCGCCCAGTTTCAGGGCGAGGG GCCTACCATAAGGGATGCTTCAAATGCGGTGAGTGTAAGAAGGGTCTCGATTCTGTAAACTGCTGCGAGGGTCCTGATCGTAACATCTACTGCAAAG TTTGTTATGGCAAAAAGTTCGGCCCCAAGGGCTACGGATACGGTCAAGGCGGTGGAGCACTGCAGAGCGATAGTACTACGATCGAAGG TGAGTTTGCACCAAAACCGTCCGCTGTGGATACGACGGTCATTAAGGCTACGCCCGGACAGGGTTGTCCACGTTGCGGCGGTGTAGTGTTTGCGGCCGAGCAGGTCCTTTCGAAGGGACGTGAGTGGCATCGCAAGTGCTACAAGTGTCGCGATTGCAGCAAAACGCTCGATTCCATCATTGCGTGTGATGGTCCGGATCGGGACGTGTACTGCAAGACCTGCTACGGCAAGAAGTGGGGTCCGCATGGATACGGATTTGCCTGCGGATCCGGTTTCCTGCAGACTGATTGCATGAG TGAGGATCAGCTAGCCTCTCAGAAGCCGATGGTCACGATCGACACTACCGTGATCAAGGCACCGCAAGGTCAGGGATGTCCACGGTGTGGCGGCATGGTGTTTGCTGCTGAGCAGCAGCTGGCCAAGGGAACGATGTGGCACAAGAAATGTTTCAACTGCAATGAATGTCACCGACCGCTCGATTCCATGATTGCCTGTGATGGTCCGGATCGTGAGATCCATTGCCGCGCATGCTACGGCAAGCTGTTCGGACCGAAGGGATTCGGTTTCGGACACACGCCAACACTGGTCTCCACCGATGCCCAGGCTGCTCCTGTACA CACCGACGCAAAGCCAGCAAATGGACCAAAGGCAAAGGATGGCAAAGGATGCACCCGGTGCGGTTATGCCGTGTACGAAGCCGAAAAGATGCTGAGCAAAAACCGCATCTGGCACAAGCGATGCTTCAGTTGCTTCGAATGCCACAAATCGCTCGACTCGACGAACCTGAACGATGGCCCGAACGGAGAAATCTACTGTCGGGGCTGCTACGGTCGCAACTATGGTCCACGGGGTGTCGGTTTCGGAATGGGTGCCGGCACGCTAACAATGGCCTAA
- the LOC125769807 gene encoding muscle LIM protein 1 isoform X7, protein MPFKPAENPKCPKCGKSVYAAEERVAGGNKWHKQCFKCGMCGKMLDSTNCAEHENELYCKNCHGRKYGPKGYGFGGGAGCLSMDTGAQFQGEGK, encoded by the exons ATGCCTTTCAAGCCAGCGGAAAACCCCAAGTGCCCCAAGTGCGGCAAATCGGTGTACGCCGCCGAGGAGCGTGTCGCCGGAGGAAACAAATGGCACAAGCAGTGCTTCAAGTGCG GAATGTGCGGCAAGATGCTCGACTCCACAAACTGTGCAGAGCACGAAAACGAACTTTACTGCAAGAACTGCCACGGTCGCAAGTACGGACCGAAGGGTTACGGTTTCGGTGGAGGCGCCGGCTGCCTCTCGATGGACACTGGCGCCCAGTTTCAGGGCGAGGG CAAGTAA
- the LOC125769807 gene encoding muscle LIM protein Mlp84B isoform X1 encodes MPFKPAENPKCPKCGKSVYAAEERVAGGNKWHKQCFKCGMCGKMLDSTNCAEHENELYCKNCHGRKYGPKGYGFGGGAGCLSMDTGAQFQGEGTNGHFEPKPMSKAPEGEGCPRCGGFVYMAEQMLARGRGYHRRCFKCLVCNRTLDSTIHCDGPDKEIYCRGCYASRFGSRGYGHSGISSLGLMSDARDLDYKSEFAPKPSAVDTTVIKATPGQGCPRCGGVVFAAEQVLSKGREWHRKCYKCRDCSKTLDSIIACDGPDRDVYCKTCYGKKWGPHGYGFACGSGFLQTDCMSEDQLASQKPMVTIDTTVIKAPQGQGCPRCGGMVFAAEQQLAKGTMWHKKCFNCNECHRPLDSMIACDGPDREIHCRACYGKLFGPKGFGFGHTPTLVSTDAQAAPVHTDAKPANGPKAKDGKGCTRCGYAVYEAEKMLSKNRIWHKRCFSCFECHKSLDSTNLNDGPNGEIYCRGCYGRNYGPRGVGFGMGAGTLTMA; translated from the exons ATGCCTTTCAAGCCAGCGGAAAACCCCAAGTGCCCCAAGTGCGGCAAATCGGTGTACGCCGCCGAGGAGCGTGTCGCCGGAGGAAACAAATGGCACAAGCAGTGCTTCAAGTGCG GAATGTGCGGCAAGATGCTCGACTCCACAAACTGTGCAGAGCACGAAAACGAACTTTACTGCAAGAACTGCCACGGTCGCAAGTACGGACCGAAGGGTTACGGTTTCGGTGGAGGCGCCGGCTGCCTCTCGATGGACACTGGCGCCCAGTTTCAGGGCGAGGG CACGAACGGACACTTTGAACCGAAACCAATGTCAAAGGCACCTGAAGGAGAGGGTTGCCCTCGGTGTGGCGGATTTGTTTACATGGCCGAGCAAATGTTGGCACGTGGAAGA GGTTACCATCGGCGCTGCTTCAAATGCTTAGTGTGCAACCGTACGCTTGACTCCACGATCCACTGTGATGGACCGGATAAAGAGATTTACTGTAGAG GCTGCTACGCCAGTCGGTTTGGTTCTCGTGGTTATGGCCACTCGGGAATCTCTTCCCTGGGGTTAATGAGTGATGCGCGCGATTTGGACTACAAGAG TGAGTTTGCACCAAAACCGTCCGCTGTGGATACGACGGTCATTAAGGCTACGCCCGGACAGGGTTGTCCACGTTGCGGCGGTGTAGTGTTTGCGGCCGAGCAGGTCCTTTCGAAGGGACGTGAGTGGCATCGCAAGTGCTACAAGTGTCGCGATTGCAGCAAAACGCTCGATTCCATCATTGCGTGTGATGGTCCGGATCGGGACGTGTACTGCAAGACCTGCTACGGCAAGAAGTGGGGTCCGCATGGATACGGATTTGCCTGCGGATCCGGTTTCCTGCAGACTGATTGCATGAG TGAGGATCAGCTAGCCTCTCAGAAGCCGATGGTCACGATCGACACTACCGTGATCAAGGCACCGCAAGGTCAGGGATGTCCACGGTGTGGCGGCATGGTGTTTGCTGCTGAGCAGCAGCTGGCCAAGGGAACGATGTGGCACAAGAAATGTTTCAACTGCAATGAATGTCACCGACCGCTCGATTCCATGATTGCCTGTGATGGTCCGGATCGTGAGATCCATTGCCGCGCATGCTACGGCAAGCTGTTCGGACCGAAGGGATTCGGTTTCGGACACACGCCAACACTGGTCTCCACCGATGCCCAGGCTGCTCCTGTACA CACCGACGCAAAGCCAGCAAATGGACCAAAGGCAAAGGATGGCAAAGGATGCACCCGGTGCGGTTATGCCGTGTACGAAGCCGAAAAGATGCTGAGCAAAAACCGCATCTGGCACAAGCGATGCTTCAGTTGCTTCGAATGCCACAAATCGCTCGACTCGACGAACCTGAACGATGGCCCGAACGGAGAAATCTACTGTCGGGGCTGCTACGGTCGCAACTATGGTCCACGGGGTGTCGGTTTCGGAATGGGTGCCGGCACGCTAACAATGGCCTAA
- the LOC125769807 gene encoding muscle LIM protein 1 isoform X6, giving the protein MPFKPAENPKCPKCGKSVYAAEERVAGGNKWHKQCFKCGMCGKMLDSTNCAEHENELYCKNCHGRKYGPKGYGFGGGAGCLSMDTGAQFQGEGPTIRDASNAVSVRRVSIL; this is encoded by the exons ATGCCTTTCAAGCCAGCGGAAAACCCCAAGTGCCCCAAGTGCGGCAAATCGGTGTACGCCGCCGAGGAGCGTGTCGCCGGAGGAAACAAATGGCACAAGCAGTGCTTCAAGTGCG GAATGTGCGGCAAGATGCTCGACTCCACAAACTGTGCAGAGCACGAAAACGAACTTTACTGCAAGAACTGCCACGGTCGCAAGTACGGACCGAAGGGTTACGGTTTCGGTGGAGGCGCCGGCTGCCTCTCGATGGACACTGGCGCCCAGTTTCAGGGCGAGGG GCCTACCATAAGGGATGCTTCAAATGCGGTGAGTGTAAGAAGGGTCTCGATTCTGTAA